The Pseudostreptobacillus hongkongensis DNA segment ATAGCTAATAATGATATTAATTTTGAAATAGAAAAGTGAGAGCTTGTAATAATACTTGAAAGTTCAGGTGCCGGTAAATCTACTGTATTAAATATATTAGTAGGAATGGATACTTGTGATGAAGGTAAGGTCATAATAGATGGAGTAGATATATCTAAATTTAATGCTAAACAATTAACTGAGTATAGAAGAAATAATGTAGGTTTTGTTTTTCAATTCTATAATTTAATTTCCAATTTAACAGCTAAAGAAAATAAAGTATTAGATACAGAGATGTCATAATCTTCTTTAATAATTTCGGTAAGATGATTTATATTTATTATTGTATGACTAATTTCTTTAGAAGTAGTAGTTGAAGGTTTTTTATTTCTATTATCATGAATAAAACTAGTTTTCCCTTCATTTTTGAATTTAATGATAAGTCTATTGATTTGTCTACGAGTTAAATTTAAAATAAAAGAAGCTCTATTCTTGTTAATTTTACCTAAAACTAAATCATTAATAATA contains these protein-coding regions:
- a CDS encoding helix-turn-helix domain-containing protein; its protein translation is MNELNKYNIINDLVLGKINKNRASFILNLTRRQINRLIIKFKNEGKTSFIHDNRNKKPSTTTSKEISHTIININHLTEIIKEDYDISVSNTLFSLAVKLEIKL